The Paraburkholderia sp. FT54 genome includes a region encoding these proteins:
- a CDS encoding LysR substrate-binding domain-containing protein, which yields MDSRYLQSFVYVVEFGSIAEAARRLDLTPAAVAQRLKMLETELGGQLVRRCGRTVGTTEAGERILERARQVLHDIRDLKSDLENPSTLGGQLRLGGMGTMMTSLIPVMLAELLARHPGIDFYLEPGTSLDLYRKVVSGDLDAAVVARPPFNLPKSCDWHTFREEPLVLLTPAAMKVTDPHVTLQTEPFLRYDRNVVGGQLAESYLRQHGITPHQRCELDGLGAIAALVDRGLGVSLVPDWTTKPLADLSLAKWPLPHPFQKRVVGLIWGRSSVRIRLIQAFLQVASEFKFG from the coding sequence ATGGACTCCCGTTATCTTCAGAGCTTTGTCTACGTGGTCGAGTTCGGCTCGATCGCGGAAGCCGCCCGCCGGCTCGATCTGACGCCGGCCGCGGTGGCACAGCGCCTGAAGATGCTCGAAACGGAGCTGGGCGGTCAACTCGTGCGTCGCTGCGGACGCACGGTCGGTACGACGGAGGCCGGCGAACGTATCCTCGAACGCGCTCGCCAGGTACTGCATGACATTCGCGACCTGAAGTCGGATTTGGAGAATCCATCCACGCTGGGTGGGCAACTGCGCCTCGGCGGCATGGGTACGATGATGACGAGTCTGATCCCCGTCATGCTGGCCGAATTGCTGGCGCGGCACCCAGGAATCGATTTCTATCTCGAGCCCGGCACCTCGCTCGACCTGTATCGGAAAGTGGTGAGCGGTGATCTCGATGCCGCGGTCGTCGCACGGCCTCCTTTCAATCTGCCGAAAAGTTGCGACTGGCACACGTTCAGGGAAGAACCGCTCGTGCTGCTGACGCCTGCCGCCATGAAGGTGACCGATCCGCACGTCACATTGCAGACGGAACCGTTTCTCCGTTACGACCGCAATGTTGTCGGCGGGCAGCTCGCCGAGAGTTACCTTCGGCAGCACGGCATTACGCCGCATCAACGCTGCGAGCTCGACGGGCTCGGCGCGATCGCCGCGCTGGTCGACCGCGGTCTCGGTGTTTCGCTCGTGCCCGACTGGACGACGAAACCACTCGCCGATTTATCGCTTGCCAAATGGCCGCTGCCGCATCCTTTTCAGAAGCGCGTGGTCGGATTGATATGGGGGCGCTCCTCAGTGCGTATCCGGCTGATCCAGGCCTTTCTGCAAGTGGCCTCGGAGTTCAAATTTGGCTAA
- a CDS encoding N-acyl homoserine lactonase family protein, with the protein MTVPASLSGATETLVKSVALFNLGTLINDQSSLTLRRGMGTRVEVPVTGALIEMTDGEHILFDTGLLPHNCERNDGADPCLSMKRFSDMITRYERQDDIRARLADLGRTPQDVKIVINSHFHWDHSGGNLLFPHARFLVQGSEYRFAYQPDSFAARPYERAYFDCGIDYELLHGDQVVKPGVAVLTTPGHTPGHQSLMVRLPSGSLMILTGDAVFCPANLEPDSPPGNAHTTEQAIASIARLRLLCDFFGGELVICHDPDFWKKWQPAPHRYT; encoded by the coding sequence ATGACGGTGCCAGCCAGCCTATCCGGCGCGACCGAAACGCTTGTCAAAAGCGTTGCGCTATTCAACCTGGGCACACTGATCAACGACCAGTCGTCGTTGACGTTGCGGCGCGGAATGGGCACGCGGGTCGAGGTTCCCGTAACCGGCGCGCTGATCGAGATGACGGACGGTGAACATATTCTGTTCGATACCGGTCTTCTGCCGCATAACTGCGAACGCAACGATGGCGCCGATCCCTGCCTGTCGATGAAGCGCTTTTCCGACATGATCACGCGCTATGAACGACAGGACGACATTCGCGCACGGCTGGCCGACCTCGGTCGTACACCGCAGGACGTGAAGATCGTCATCAACAGCCACTTCCACTGGGACCACTCGGGCGGCAACCTGTTATTCCCTCATGCACGATTCCTGGTACAGGGCTCGGAATACCGCTTTGCATACCAGCCAGACAGCTTTGCCGCGCGGCCTTACGAGCGCGCCTATTTCGATTGCGGCATCGACTATGAACTGCTGCACGGCGATCAGGTGGTCAAGCCCGGCGTGGCCGTACTCACAACGCCAGGCCACACGCCGGGGCATCAATCGCTGATGGTGCGTCTGCCGTCGGGCTCGCTCATGATCCTGACCGGCGACGCCGTGTTCTGCCCGGCCAATCTCGAGCCCGACTCGCCGCCCGGCAATGCGCACACCACCGAACAGGCGATTGCATCGATCGCGCGGCTGCGCCTGCTGTGTGACTTCTTCGGCGGTGAACTGGTGATCTGCCACGACCCCGACTTCTGGAAGAAGTGGCAACCGGCGCCGCATCGATACACGTGA
- a CDS encoding MFS transporter, with translation MKQRWFRLLPVMMMTLIIAFMDRTNIGFAIPSMGKELGLTASILGFASGVLFLGYGASQVLGGWIADKGHGKTLIAVLMVLWGAIEMAQGYVHNAQELVAVRFAIGVFEGGIFPTFLLFVRNWFAPSERARANGIWQLCYPFAAMASGPIAGYILKLGDWRTLFIVEGVFPLVWVFVWLWGVADSPRNAKWLKAADRAQLLERLDSENKRHASQAPAPTLVSFSSQLRRPAVWLFATAILLWNTGFLGFVIWLPSVIHQQPGLSPTDIGWLSSIPYAFAIVLMPILTYWSDRKLDRRLFSAIPLAISGLALLIGGETFESSPFVANMALLVIAGATLYGSQPVLWSIATDLVPPEVTARISGMINGIGMIGAFGGPYFVGFARSLTNSFSAGLLVMGLCLIGTSAFVMLIKETARPRHQPDTAAEPNMGRS, from the coding sequence ATGAAGCAAAGATGGTTCCGCTTACTGCCCGTAATGATGATGACCCTTATCATCGCGTTCATGGACCGCACCAACATCGGTTTTGCGATTCCGTCGATGGGCAAGGAACTCGGGCTGACTGCCTCGATTCTCGGATTCGCTTCGGGCGTGCTGTTTCTCGGCTATGGCGCTTCGCAGGTTCTGGGCGGCTGGATCGCCGACAAGGGCCACGGCAAGACGCTGATCGCCGTGCTGATGGTGCTGTGGGGAGCGATCGAAATGGCGCAGGGTTATGTGCACAATGCGCAGGAGCTCGTCGCGGTTCGCTTCGCGATCGGCGTGTTCGAAGGCGGCATATTCCCGACTTTCCTGCTGTTCGTCAGGAACTGGTTTGCGCCGTCCGAGCGCGCTCGCGCAAATGGCATCTGGCAACTTTGCTACCCCTTCGCCGCGATGGCGAGCGGTCCGATCGCCGGCTACATCCTGAAGCTCGGCGACTGGCGCACGTTGTTCATCGTCGAGGGCGTATTCCCGCTCGTATGGGTATTTGTATGGCTGTGGGGCGTGGCCGATTCGCCGCGCAACGCAAAGTGGTTGAAAGCCGCCGATCGCGCGCAGCTGCTCGAACGCCTCGACTCGGAAAACAAGCGGCACGCGTCGCAAGCGCCAGCGCCCACACTGGTGTCCTTCAGTTCGCAATTGCGGCGTCCAGCGGTGTGGCTCTTCGCCACGGCGATCCTGCTTTGGAACACGGGCTTCCTCGGCTTTGTGATCTGGCTGCCCAGCGTCATTCATCAACAGCCTGGGCTTTCGCCGACGGACATCGGCTGGCTCTCATCGATTCCCTACGCGTTCGCGATCGTCCTCATGCCGATCCTGACTTACTGGTCCGACCGCAAACTGGACCGGCGGCTCTTTTCCGCGATCCCGCTGGCCATTTCCGGCCTCGCCCTCCTGATTGGCGGCGAGACCTTCGAGTCCAGCCCGTTCGTCGCCAACATGGCGCTGCTCGTGATCGCCGGCGCGACACTGTACGGATCGCAGCCAGTACTCTGGTCGATCGCCACTGATCTCGTGCCGCCTGAAGTGACGGCCCGCATAAGCGGCATGATCAACGGCATCGGCATGATCGGGGCCTTCGGAGGGCCTTACTTCGTCGGCTTCGCGCGCTCGCTCACCAACTCGTTTTCCGCCGGACTGCTGGTCATGGGCCTCTGTCTGATCGGCACGAGCGCGTTCGTCATGTTGATCAAGGAAACCGCCAGACCACGACATCAGCCTGACACAGCGGCTGAGCCGAATATGGGCCGTAGCTGA
- a CDS encoding NAD(P)-dependent oxidoreductase yields the protein MMKIGFVGLGSMGAAIAKNLIDAGHDVQVFNRSPARAEPLRAAGASVASSPAQAALGADVVFTMVADDAAHAAVTFGEAGIATTLKPGALHISMSTISVATAQDHTAKYREAGLAFVSAPVFGRPDAAAARKLFIMAAGADEHLKVAVPLLETLGQSVGIVGEDPSQANLVKLIGNFMLSVIIETLGEACAVAGKAGIDPMRLVELLTNANFNAAPYKIYGPLIAAQQFQPPGFSLPLGQKDNRLMLAAAEALGVPLPLASLVHDRFLTLRSQGLGAEHDWSAVALCALSDAGLSNALHGG from the coding sequence ATGATGAAAATTGGATTTGTAGGACTTGGCTCGATGGGCGCCGCGATTGCGAAGAACCTGATCGACGCCGGGCATGATGTGCAGGTTTTCAACCGGAGTCCGGCCCGCGCGGAACCGCTGCGCGCAGCAGGCGCGAGCGTCGCGTCGAGTCCCGCGCAGGCGGCGCTCGGGGCCGACGTGGTGTTCACGATGGTGGCCGACGATGCCGCGCATGCAGCCGTCACGTTCGGCGAGGCGGGCATCGCCACCACGCTGAAGCCGGGTGCGCTGCACATCTCGATGAGCACGATTAGCGTCGCCACCGCGCAGGATCACACAGCGAAGTACCGTGAAGCGGGTCTTGCCTTCGTGTCCGCGCCGGTATTCGGCCGGCCCGATGCCGCGGCGGCGCGCAAGCTGTTCATCATGGCAGCCGGCGCGGACGAGCATCTGAAGGTTGCCGTGCCGCTTCTCGAAACGCTTGGACAGTCGGTCGGCATTGTCGGCGAGGATCCTTCGCAGGCCAATCTGGTGAAGCTGATCGGCAATTTCATGCTATCCGTGATCATCGAAACGCTGGGCGAAGCGTGTGCCGTTGCGGGCAAGGCCGGCATCGATCCGATGCGTCTGGTGGAACTGTTGACGAACGCAAACTTCAATGCGGCGCCATACAAGATCTACGGTCCGCTGATCGCGGCGCAGCAATTCCAGCCGCCGGGCTTCTCGTTGCCGCTCGGCCAGAAGGACAACCGCCTGATGCTGGCGGCCGCTGAGGCGCTTGGCGTGCCGCTGCCGCTGGCAAGTCTCGTCCACGACCGGTTCCTCACGTTGCGCTCGCAAGGGCTCGGTGCTGAACATGACTGGTCGGCGGTGGCGCTTTGCGCGCTGTCCGATGCCGGCTTGAGCAACGCGCTTCACGGCGGCTAA
- the yqhD gene encoding alcohol dehydrogenase, which produces MQNFTFHNPTRIIFGEGQIAALDAYVPANARVLITCGGGSIKSNGVLAQVQAALGERAWHVFSGIEPNPTYETLMEAVALAREKNIDFLLAVGGGSVIDGTKFIAAAVKFDGEPWDILAKQTEVRDAMPFGSVLTLPATGSEMNNGGVISHRAKGDKLPFRSEATYPVFSVLDPTTTYSLPQRQIANGVVDAFVHIVEQYLTYPVDARVQDRFAEGLLITLTEVGPQALAEPHNYAVRANLMWTATLALNGLIGAGVPQDWATHMLGHEITALHGLDHAQTLAIVLPAMLSVRRESKRGKLLQYAERVWNITEGSEDERISAAITATRVFFERMSVGTRLRDYKIGGQSIGTLMAKLEEHGMTALGEHGDVTLDVSRQVYQFAV; this is translated from the coding sequence ATGCAGAACTTTACGTTTCACAACCCCACGCGAATCATTTTCGGCGAAGGTCAGATTGCCGCACTCGATGCATACGTCCCGGCCAACGCGCGGGTACTGATTACGTGCGGGGGCGGCAGCATCAAGAGCAACGGCGTGCTCGCGCAAGTGCAGGCGGCGCTCGGCGAACGCGCGTGGCACGTGTTCAGCGGCATCGAGCCGAATCCCACTTACGAAACGCTGATGGAAGCGGTTGCGCTCGCCCGTGAGAAGAACATCGATTTTCTGCTGGCAGTGGGCGGCGGCTCGGTGATCGACGGCACCAAGTTCATCGCCGCCGCGGTGAAGTTCGACGGCGAGCCGTGGGACATTCTCGCGAAGCAGACCGAGGTACGCGACGCGATGCCGTTCGGCAGTGTGCTGACCTTGCCTGCCACCGGTTCGGAAATGAACAACGGCGGCGTGATCAGCCATCGCGCGAAAGGCGACAAGCTGCCGTTCCGCAGCGAGGCGACCTATCCGGTCTTCTCGGTGCTGGATCCGACCACGACGTATTCGTTGCCGCAGCGGCAGATTGCCAATGGTGTCGTCGACGCGTTCGTTCATATCGTCGAACAGTATCTGACCTATCCGGTCGATGCCAGGGTACAGGACCGTTTCGCCGAAGGCTTGCTGATCACGCTGACTGAAGTCGGCCCGCAAGCGCTTGCCGAGCCGCACAACTATGCGGTGCGGGCCAACCTGATGTGGACGGCGACGCTGGCGCTGAACGGCCTGATCGGCGCCGGCGTGCCGCAGGACTGGGCGACTCACATGCTCGGCCACGAGATCACGGCGCTGCACGGACTCGATCACGCACAGACGCTCGCCATCGTGCTGCCGGCCATGCTGAGCGTGCGCCGCGAATCGAAGCGCGGGAAGTTGCTGCAGTACGCCGAACGCGTGTGGAACATCACCGAGGGCAGCGAGGACGAACGTATCAGCGCGGCGATCACGGCGACCCGCGTGTTCTTCGAACGCATGTCGGTGGGAACCCGCTTGCGCGACTACAAGATTGGCGGCCAGTCCATCGGCACGCTGATGGCGAAGCTCGAAGAGCACGGAATGACGGCATTGGGCGAACACGGCGACGTGACGCTCGACGTAAGCCGTCAGGTCTATCAATTTGCAGTCTGA
- a CDS encoding TetR family transcriptional regulator encodes MVMQTRRTEDFREKLLEAGVGLFAETGYHGTGVKDIVERAGVPKGSFYNYFESKEAFGAAILHHYAQEQAAEWQQYSLEAASADPLLALRGIYARIVADYEDCDDRYGCLVGNFAGEVAQSSDVCRLAARTTVNEWRVGCADYLRRGQEYGSVRRDLSADAMADLLWNAWEGSLLRMKLDDSVEPLKACVHSMFDLFFKSPQ; translated from the coding sequence ATGGTTATGCAAACACGACGCACTGAAGACTTTCGCGAAAAGCTACTCGAAGCAGGTGTCGGGCTGTTTGCCGAAACGGGTTATCACGGCACCGGCGTAAAAGACATCGTCGAGCGTGCTGGCGTGCCGAAGGGTTCGTTCTACAACTACTTCGAGAGCAAGGAGGCATTCGGCGCGGCGATCCTGCACCACTACGCGCAGGAGCAGGCCGCTGAATGGCAGCAGTATTCGCTCGAAGCCGCGTCAGCTGATCCGCTGCTCGCGCTGCGCGGCATCTACGCGCGCATCGTTGCTGACTACGAAGACTGTGACGACCGCTACGGTTGTCTGGTCGGTAACTTTGCGGGCGAGGTCGCGCAGTCGAGCGATGTGTGCCGGCTCGCCGCGCGCACGACGGTGAATGAATGGCGTGTCGGCTGTGCCGATTATCTGCGGCGCGGCCAGGAATACGGCTCCGTGCGGCGCGATCTTTCGGCGGACGCAATGGCTGACCTGTTATGGAATGCGTGGGAAGGCAGCCTGTTGCGGATGAAGCTGGATGACTCGGTCGAGCCGCTGAAGGCTTGCGTGCATTCAATGTTCGATCTGTTTTTCAAATCCCCGCAGTAA
- the pdxA gene encoding 4-hydroxythreonine-4-phosphate dehydrogenase PdxA, whose translation MSNYLPVIGITMGDAAGVGPEIIVKSLTHEAVYRQCRPLVIGDAARLEQANRIVGGSTKVRRIAKPADAQYEQGTIDCIDLALIPADLPFGALSALAGDAAYQYIARAVELAKSDEIDAICTAPLNKEALHAGGHKYPGHTEMLAHLTGIEEVSMMLVAPKLRVIHVTTHIGIIDAIRKIEPGLVQRTLERGHATLVKAGITNPRIAVCGINPHAGENGLFGYGEEEEKIVPAVRVLRERGWDIEGPLPADTLFFRAGRGDFDLVVAMYHDQGHGPVKVLGLEAGVNVTVGLDVIRTSVDHGTAFDIAGKGIADERSLLEALRQGAELATRRA comes from the coding sequence ATGAGCAACTACCTTCCAGTCATCGGCATCACGATGGGCGACGCAGCGGGCGTGGGTCCGGAAATCATCGTCAAGAGCTTGACGCACGAGGCCGTCTACCGGCAGTGCCGCCCGCTCGTCATCGGCGATGCGGCACGCCTCGAGCAGGCCAACCGGATTGTCGGCGGCAGCACGAAAGTGCGCCGCATCGCGAAGCCGGCGGATGCGCAATATGAGCAGGGCACCATCGACTGCATCGACCTCGCGCTGATTCCCGCCGACTTGCCTTTCGGCGCACTGTCGGCGCTCGCAGGCGACGCCGCGTATCAGTACATCGCGCGCGCCGTCGAACTCGCGAAGTCCGACGAGATCGATGCGATCTGCACGGCGCCGCTGAACAAGGAAGCGTTGCACGCCGGCGGTCACAAGTATCCGGGCCACACTGAAATGCTCGCGCACCTCACGGGCATCGAGGAGGTGTCGATGATGCTGGTCGCACCGAAACTGCGTGTGATCCATGTGACGACCCACATCGGCATTATCGATGCGATCCGCAAGATCGAACCGGGCCTCGTGCAGCGCACGCTCGAACGAGGCCATGCGACGCTGGTGAAGGCGGGCATTACCAATCCGCGCATTGCCGTGTGTGGCATCAACCCGCATGCCGGCGAGAACGGTCTGTTCGGTTATGGCGAGGAAGAAGAAAAGATCGTGCCGGCCGTGCGCGTCTTGCGCGAACGCGGCTGGGACATCGAAGGCCCGCTCCCTGCCGACACGTTGTTCTTCCGCGCGGGACGCGGCGACTTCGATCTGGTGGTGGCGATGTACCACGATCAGGGCCATGGTCCGGTCAAGGTGCTCGGCCTCGAAGCTGGCGTCAACGTGACAGTCGGCCTCGATGTGATCCGTACCTCAGTCGATCACGGTACGGCGTTCGATATCGCGGGCAAAGGCATCGCTGACGAACGCAGTCTGCTGGAAGCACTGCGTCAAGGTGCCGAACTCGCGACGCGCCGCGCGTGA
- a CDS encoding four-carbon acid sugar kinase family protein, with product MSSTSILIIADDLSGAADCAIAFAGAGRSTAVTLNASRAMGAAEVIAVDTDTRRMPPAEAAHCTCAAWLAQRAPGRRLYKKIDSTLRGNWAAEVAALQPLAGLAIVATAFPATGRTVREGRVFVRGVPLENTETWQLEHAAHCADLNAMVEAVGLRTAALGVDALRGDAAALRAAIAAVASSGAQALIVDAETDADLRALAQATASMDEALFWVGSGGLARELASLSDLFQIGTEAAQDAPSKPEQPTSAILILVGSLSAVSEQQCTMLRERAGVGELIVPPDVLRAGELHLEWAAWQARVGAHLGAHTDLLVRMGRDDLFDPAEGAQLSAALASLVAPFFTHLSGLIATGGETARAMLGRAGIDSLQLLSEIEPGVAVGRPHCNPRLTVVTKAGAFGSEHALYGAYLHLRGTPEFAHSESGAAHPSGTTTSSPARETNQRHSGKTS from the coding sequence GTGAGCAGCACGAGCATTCTGATCATCGCCGACGACCTGTCCGGCGCCGCCGACTGCGCGATTGCGTTCGCGGGAGCGGGGCGCAGCACGGCGGTCACGCTGAACGCGTCGCGCGCGATGGGCGCCGCGGAGGTGATCGCGGTGGATACGGACACGCGCCGCATGCCGCCCGCCGAAGCCGCGCACTGCACCTGCGCCGCGTGGCTGGCGCAACGCGCGCCGGGGCGGCGTCTGTACAAGAAAATCGATTCGACCTTGCGCGGTAACTGGGCCGCGGAAGTGGCCGCGTTGCAGCCGCTCGCGGGCCTCGCCATCGTTGCCACGGCCTTTCCCGCCACTGGGCGCACCGTGCGCGAGGGTCGCGTATTCGTGCGCGGCGTGCCGCTCGAAAACACGGAAACGTGGCAACTCGAACACGCCGCGCATTGCGCCGACCTCAACGCCATGGTCGAGGCGGTCGGCTTGCGCACCGCGGCGTTGGGTGTCGACGCGCTGCGCGGCGACGCCGCAGCGTTGCGCGCTGCCATTGCCGCGGTGGCGAGCAGCGGCGCACAGGCGCTCATCGTCGATGCGGAAACGGATGCGGATTTGAGGGCGCTCGCGCAGGCGACGGCGTCGATGGACGAAGCCCTGTTCTGGGTCGGCTCAGGCGGTCTTGCTCGCGAACTCGCGTCATTGAGCGACCTGTTCCAGATCGGCACGGAAGCCGCGCAAGACGCGCCGTCGAAGCCGGAGCAGCCGACAAGCGCAATCCTGATTCTGGTGGGCAGCCTGTCGGCCGTCTCGGAACAGCAATGCACGATGCTGCGCGAGCGCGCGGGCGTGGGCGAGCTGATCGTGCCGCCGGACGTGCTGCGTGCTGGCGAGCTTCATCTCGAGTGGGCGGCCTGGCAAGCGCGGGTCGGCGCGCATCTGGGCGCACACACCGATTTGCTGGTGCGAATGGGGCGCGACGATCTGTTCGATCCCGCCGAAGGCGCCCAATTGTCGGCGGCCCTCGCTTCGCTCGTTGCACCGTTTTTCACGCATCTGAGCGGCCTGATCGCGACCGGCGGCGAAACCGCGCGCGCGATGCTCGGTAGAGCGGGCATCGACAGCCTGCAATTGCTTTCGGAAATCGAGCCGGGCGTGGCGGTGGGCCGCCCGCACTGCAACCCGCGCCTCACCGTCGTCACCAAAGCCGGCGCCTTCGGCAGCGAGCACGCGCTGTATGGCGCCTACCTTCATCTGCGCGGCACACCGGAGTTCGCCCATAGCGAGTCCGGAGCGGCTCACCCGAGCGGCACAACGACATCTTCGCCGGCCCGCGAAACGAACCAACGTCATTCAGGCAAAACATCATGA
- a CDS encoding 2-keto-3-deoxygluconate permease produces MAQLPIKRAIERVPGGMMIVPLLFGAMIATFLPDTPKFFGSFTNALFTGALPILAVFYVCMGSSIDIKATPYLLKKGGALFAAKVGSAIVVGVVLGHFLGEQPVSSGLFAGMSTLAVVAAMNDTNGGLYMALMGQYGKSEDVGAYTIMSLESGPFLTMVTLGVAGLSAFPWQTLVGSILPLAAGMLLGNLDREMRNFLGRAVPVMIPFFALALGASLDLHKVWQAGLLGIGLGIAVVIVTGIPLYLTDRLTGGTGVAGVAAANTAGNGAAVPALIAAANPVYAEAAKSATLLVASCVVVTAIVSPILTAAVAKRIGKRAEASRAAALEASR; encoded by the coding sequence ATGGCCCAACTTCCTATCAAGCGCGCGATCGAACGCGTTCCGGGCGGCATGATGATCGTCCCGCTACTGTTCGGTGCAATGATCGCCACCTTCTTGCCGGACACGCCGAAGTTCTTCGGCTCGTTCACAAATGCGCTGTTTACCGGCGCGTTGCCGATCCTCGCCGTGTTCTATGTGTGCATGGGTTCGTCGATCGATATAAAGGCGACGCCTTATCTGCTCAAGAAGGGCGGGGCCTTGTTCGCGGCTAAGGTGGGATCGGCGATTGTGGTGGGTGTCGTGCTGGGCCACTTTCTGGGTGAGCAGCCGGTTTCGTCCGGACTGTTCGCGGGCATGTCGACGCTGGCGGTGGTCGCCGCGATGAACGACACGAATGGCGGCCTGTACATGGCGTTGATGGGTCAATATGGCAAGTCTGAAGACGTCGGCGCTTACACGATCATGTCGCTCGAATCCGGCCCGTTCCTGACGATGGTCACGCTCGGCGTGGCCGGGCTGTCGGCGTTTCCGTGGCAGACGCTGGTCGGCAGCATTCTCCCGCTCGCGGCCGGCATGCTGCTCGGCAATCTGGACCGTGAGATGCGCAACTTTCTCGGCCGCGCTGTGCCGGTGATGATTCCGTTCTTCGCCTTGGCGCTGGGCGCGAGCCTCGACCTGCACAAAGTCTGGCAAGCCGGCTTGCTCGGCATCGGCCTCGGCATCGCGGTGGTGATCGTGACGGGCATTCCCCTGTATTTGACCGATCGGCTGACCGGCGGCACGGGTGTCGCGGGCGTGGCGGCAGCCAACACGGCGGGCAACGGAGCGGCCGTGCCGGCGCTGATCGCAGCGGCCAACCCGGTCTATGCCGAGGCCGCGAAGAGCGCGACCTTGCTGGTTGCCTCGTGCGTCGTCGTGACGGCGATCGTGTCGCCGATCCTTACTGCGGCGGTCGCAAAGCGGATCGGCAAGCGTGCCGAGGCCAGCCGCGCTGCCGCATTGGAGGCGAGCCGGTGA
- a CDS encoding DeoR/GlpR family DNA-binding transcription regulator yields the protein MKVTNRREAMLKAVLSGMNDVGALCEHFGMSEATVRRDLRALADERLIVRTYGGAAASVGIHEPEESLDLRRESFREQKDAIAQVAVSHVQDGDTIFLDGGTTTAAMARLLAGRRDIRVVTNNLLAIGLLASSDVPVTLIGGDLRPSSMSTLGPLAQIALNRLSVDKAFLGADGVVAGRGLCEATAEQAYLKECIIRQAANVFVLVTSHKLDRASQQHWTPLERDWTLVTDAEPGTPELATFLLHSEVTIETASQQARQPLLHGKS from the coding sequence ATGAAAGTTACGAACCGCCGCGAGGCAATGCTGAAGGCCGTCCTGTCCGGCATGAACGACGTAGGCGCCCTGTGCGAGCATTTCGGCATGTCTGAAGCAACCGTGCGTCGCGACCTGCGCGCGCTCGCCGACGAACGGCTGATCGTGCGCACGTACGGGGGCGCGGCCGCTTCGGTCGGGATTCACGAACCCGAGGAGTCGCTCGATCTGCGGCGCGAAAGCTTCCGCGAGCAAAAGGATGCGATCGCGCAGGTGGCGGTGAGCCACGTGCAGGACGGCGACACCATCTTTCTCGACGGCGGCACCACCACCGCTGCAATGGCCCGGCTGCTGGCCGGCCGCCGCGACATTCGCGTGGTCACCAACAACCTGCTGGCAATTGGCCTGCTCGCCTCGAGCGACGTGCCGGTCACGCTGATCGGCGGCGACCTGCGACCCTCGAGCATGAGCACGCTCGGGCCGCTTGCGCAGATCGCGTTGAACCGTCTCTCCGTGGATAAGGCCTTTCTTGGCGCGGACGGTGTAGTCGCCGGCCGTGGGCTCTGCGAGGCGACCGCCGAGCAGGCCTATCTGAAGGAATGCATCATCAGGCAGGCGGCCAACGTCTTCGTGCTGGTGACGTCGCACAAACTGGATCGCGCGAGCCAGCAGCACTGGACACCACTCGAGCGCGACTGGACCCTGGTGACCGATGCTGAACCGGGCACCCCGGAACTGGCAACGTTCCTGCTGCATAGCGAAGTGACGATCGAAACCGCCTCGCAGCAGGCTCGCCAGCCTCTGCTTCACGGGAAGTCATAG